A window of Stutzerimonas stutzeri genomic DNA:
CACAGCGGTCTGCGCCGCCGGTAGATCCTGGGCGAAGTCCTTGGCCATGCCTTCGGGCGTCAGATACAGGAAGCCGTTGGCGTCTGCCTTGATCTGGCTGATGCCAGGAGGCGTGGGCGCGCCCTTGCCTTGTTCGCCACTGGTTTGCCCGGCCTCCGGTGCGAATGCGGCGACATACACCAGCGCGCTGACCTTCTCGTCATTGCCGGCTTCGGTAATCACCGTGCCGCCCCAGGAATGGCCGACCAGAACCACCTTGCCGGGCTGATTGTTCAACGCGCGGCGTGTCGCTGCGACATCATCGGCCAGTGATGTCAGTGGGTTCTGCACAACCGTCACGGCAACACCTTCGGCCTGGAGCCGCGGCACCACCTTGGCCCAGTCGGAGCCGTCGGCGAATGCGCCGTGTACGATTACCACCGAAGGCGTTGTACCTTGCGCCTGGCTGCCGGTCGCGGCGAACGTGGTTGCAAGGGCAAAGGCAGCTGTGGCGACTTTCGATTTGAGTGTTTTCATTGGATGAGCTCCTATGTGGGAGCTCAAATTCTGCTGACTGGCCTGCGCTGCGGGCATCGGTCATTTATCCGACCCCGGAGCATTTTTTCATGGATAGCGCGCTGCAGCTGGACATCTCTCTGAGCGGAGCACTGACGGCTATTGCCCAGGTAGGTGACCTCAGTATGGGACAGCCGCTCGGGCATTCCCGGCGCGTTGCAAGCCTGGCACGTATGCTGGCGCAAGCCGCGCATGGCGATGGCGAGCACCTGCAGGTTGCGGAGCAGGTCGCCTTGTTGCGCTGGTCCGGCTGCACTGCCAACGCCGAAGGGTTCGCGGATTTGCTCGGTGATGACGTCGAGGGCCGCCGTGCGATGCTCGACCAGACCCTAGGCAAGGAAGAAATGAACGCGGTGCATCAGGCAACTCCGCTTGCCGTCGTGCACTGCGAGGTGTCTGGTGAAATCGCCAAAACCCTCGAACTCGGTGCCGCTGTCGAAGCGGGCTTGTGCCGCGTATTCGAAACCTACGACGGGACTGGTCGGCCATTGGGCGTGACCCATGAGCATATTCCTGAAGCGGCCTATCAGGTGGTGCTTGCCGGTGATCTGGACATTCTCAGCCGAGCACATGGCCTGGACGCTGCGCTGCGCTGGATTCGTGAACAGTCGGATCGACGTTATCCCGCCTCGCTGGCGTCCTTGCTGGTGGAAAACGCCGGGGAGTGGCTGGCGAATCTCGAAACCCTTTCGAAGCCCCCGGCCCATGCAGAGACGGAGCGTTCCGTATCACTGACGTTGGGGAGATGTGATCGACCTGAAGCTTCCCTGGCTAGCGGGCCATTCGCGTCAAGTGGCGCATGTTGCCGTAGAGGCGGCACGCTTGTCGGGCTTGAGTGAGCCAACGCTGACCGCGATCGGAAAAGCAGCGCTCGTTTACGGCCTCGGCCGGGCGGCTGTTTCCAATCACCTATGGAACACCGCTGGGGCGTTGCCTTACGGGGCCGCGGAGCGGGTACACCTCGTGCCGTACTGGACGCAACAGGCACTGCGGCCCATCAGCGAACTGGCCGTGCCCGGAGAGATCGCAGCCCATGCTTACGAACGGCTCAACGGCAGCGGCTATTTTCGAGGCGTGATGGGTGATGCGCTGTGCGCTGAGCATCGGCTGTTCGCTTCGTCCGTCGCCTGGGTCGCGCTAAGAGGGGCAAGGCCGTGGCGGTCGGCCTACGGCGAATCGGAGGCGGAAAGGCTGCTTAAACAGGACGTCGGCAAGGGACTGTTCGACAGCGACGTCTGCGATGCGGTGATCGCAGCGGCACGGGGCGAGCGCCGAGTTCATCAGCCGAAGGGTTCGATACTCACCGTGCGGGAGTGCCGCATCCTGCTTGAGATCAGCCGTGGCGCCAGCAACAAGCAGGTGGCGCGGCTACTGGACATCAGCCCGAGCACGGTCCGCACGCACGTGGAAAGCATCTTTCGCAAGCTGGAATGCTCGACCCGAGCCGCTGCCACCTTGAAGGCGCTGACGCTGGGGCTGATCGCCTGATAGCGGGCGCGGAAGATGGATCGCTCGACGGCCTGCTGGAGCGGATGATCGGGTGAGGTGAGTCCGTCTTAGCTGTTTTGACCGGCGCGAACCAGGGCTACGAATGCCTGGAACGCGGCAGAGGGGTTGCGGCGGTTCGGGTAGTACAGGCAGAGGTTGTCCCGGGGAGGCGTCCAGTCCTCAAGGACCCGCTCGAACTGCCCGGCTTCGATTTCAGCCTGAACGTCCTGCTCCATGAAAAAGCCGAGCCCCAGGCCTTGCTCCACGACCGCTTTGGAGACGCTGGCCTCGTCGAGCGTCAGCGGCCCGGCTACGTCGAGCTTGATGACTTCCTCGTCTCGTTCGAAATGCCAAGGAAAAATGGCGCCGTTCGGCAGCCGGATGCGAATGCAGGCATGGTTGTGGAGGTCGGGCGGGGTGCGTGGCCGTCCATGTCGGGCGAAGTATGCTGGCGTACCCACCACCGCGTACCGCCGGGGTTGACCGAGCGAAATCACGATCATATCGCTCGGTACAATACTCGCGGAACGTACGCCGAAATCGAAGCCGTCAGCGACGATGTCCACCAGACGACCTTCGGTGACGAGGTCGATATGCACCTTCGGATGCTGCCGCAGGAACTCCACCACCAGCGGCAAGAGCGCTGCCCGTGCGGCAGTGGCGAACGCGTTGATTCGCAGCGTGCCCGAGGCGCTTGCATTATGCGAACGCACGGCATCGAGCGCTGCCCGTACATCCTGCAAGGCCGGCCCCACCTGGTCCAGAAAGATCCGGCCCGCCTCGGTGACAGCCACGCTGCGTGTGGTTCGATTGAAAAGCCGCGTCTCGAGGCTCGCTTCCACTTTGGCGATGGTGTTGCTAAGCGCGGTGGTCGATACGTTGAGGTCAATGGCTGCCTGGCGAAACGAAGCCCGGCGCGCCACCGCGATAACAGCGTCCAACTCACCGAGGCCAATGCGTAGGTCTGGCATGGATTGTCCTGTATTTCGGGATGGGGCATTTGGGTCTGTCCCAGTTGAGCAAATTGTCGCTTCGGCAGCAAGATCGCTCGCCAAGCCCGTCCAGGACTAAACCAATGCACCTTCAGCTTCTCGACCCTGATGAGACACGCGACCAGCTCGGCGGTAGTGGCAGCCGGGTTGTAGCTGACGCGTCCAGTGCCACAGCCGCCGGCGGCAAGCGCCGGTTGCATCAGCCGAGGGCAGCAGTGCTCAGCGCACGCGAATGCCGTGTTCTTCTGGAAATCAGCCGGGGCGCCAGCAATAAGCAGGTGGCGCGGCTGTTGGAGATCAGCCCGAGCACCGTGCGCACTCACGTAGAAAGCATCTTTCGGAAACTGGATTGTTCTACCCGAGCGGCCGCAACCCTGAAGGGATCGACGCTAGGTTTGATCTCCTGATCTTGGCGCCCCGGCACACGTGCGATGCCCGTGACTCCGGCTGGCCAAGAGCAACCGCTACTAGCATCTTGACCGCGCCCGTGGATCAGGCGAGCCAACCTCTGTGGGCCTCCATCGTAGTCACGGATGTGCCTGGGCTATCTGCCTACCGGTTGCTAAACATCCAACTTCGCTTGGCGGACATGTCGCGCCTTAAAGCCTGGCGCCACACCGTTAAGCCCGTCTTTCTCAGCTCACCCAAGCCCCCAGCAGCTCAGGTCGTGCGCAGACGGACGAAGGCTTGATAGGCCATTAGGTTTAGCCGAATGCTCTTAATTATCCTGATTTAAGGGATTAGCCATGCATCTTTGTCCCTATTGAGTTGGCTGTTACCGCGGCCGCAAGATCGCTTTGAAATCCATCCAGGAGAAATTTCGAATGAGCCTACAGCTTCCGGACGTCGTCGAGACGTACTTTGACATCAGCAACGGTGGTGACCTATCGCAGCTTGCCAGCTGCTTCTGCACGGACGCCACGGTGTTCGATGAGAACAAAACTCATGACGGCCTCGCGGCCATCGAAGCCTGGCAGCATGAGGTTCGGCAGGCCTTCGCCTTCGAAGTTGAACCGCTTCAGGCGCTACAGGGGGAGGGCAAGCTGACTGTCAACACGCGGCTTACCGGTAATTTCACTGGTAGCCCGGTCCAGCTGAACCAAGTGTTTAGGCTGGAGAACGGCCGAATCCTCTCGCTGGAGATCATCCCGTGCTGAACCTTGAATTGAGCGGTAAGCGGGTCTTGGTGACCGGAGGCACGAAGGGCGTCGGGCGTGCGGTTGTCGACTTGTTCCTGGCTCAGGGCGCGAAGGTGATGACCTCGGCCCGGGAGGCCGACTTCGAAATGCCGGGAGGCCTCTTGGTCGCGGCAGATCTCTCGACCCCGAAAGGCTGTGAGGCGTTGGCATCCGCAGTCAAAGCGCGACTGGGAGGCGTCGACATCATCGTGCATGTGCTGGGTGGCTCTTCGGCCCCCGGTGGCGGCTTCGCTGCGCTGGATGACGGGCAGTGGCAACGCGAGCTCGACCTGAACCTGTTTCCGGCCGTGCGCCTGGATCGGGCCTTGCTGCCGGATATGCTGGCGCAGGGGCAGGGCGTCATCATCCACGTGACTTCGATCCAGAGTCGGCTGCCTCTGCCGGAAGCCACGACCGCTTATGCCGCGGCCAAGGCTGCGCTCTCGACTTACAGCAAGAGCCTATCGAAAGAGGTATCGCCGAAAGGGGTGCGGGTCGTCCGGGTATCGCCCGGCTGGGTTGAAACCGAAGCCTCAGTCGCATTGGCCGAGCGGCTCGCGCAGGAAGCGGGAACTGACTATGAGGGTGGCAAGCAGATCATCATGGGCGCACTGGGGGGTATACCACTTGGGCGCCCATCGACACCGACGGAAGTTGCTGACCTGATTGCTTTCCTTGCTTCGCCTCGGGCCGCTTCCATCACCGGGACCGAGTTCGTTATTGATGGTGGAACAGTGCCGACAGCCTAGCCTTGGCTAGCTTGAGAGAATGTGCCGGAAACAGAGGTCAGCAAGGTGTGCCGTCATGACATCCGGATGTCTGCCTCTGGCCGAAAATGGACATTAGCGACCGGCAACTATGGCCGGTCGCCTCTGATAATGGCCAACGGAAACCGGAAGCTGGCCAAGCCTCGTGCGAGAACTTTGCTAGCGTGACGATCCCATTAATGGTGCTCGAAGATCTTATGCATCTTCTGAAGCACAGCAGCATCAACTCGCGGAACAAGCTCGAGCGCTCCGAGGTTTTCCTGCAACTGCGCCACGCTTGAGGCGCCTACCAAAACTGACGTTACAGCTTGGTTCTGAAGCACCCAGGCTAATGCCAGCTGGGCCCGGGTTGCTCCGAGGTCATTGGCTATTGCCTTAAGCTGCTTGGCCGCCGCAATTCGCTCATCTCTCTTGTTCTCGAAAACGAACTCTTCGAGCCAAGAAAAACCCTCGGTCGTCAGTCGAGTGCCTGCAGGAATGCCTTCGTCGTAGCGCCCAGCCAGAACTCCGGACGCCAGCGGAGGTTGGCTTCGGCACCACGCTTTCGCTACGCCAGCAATTCGCTGCCCAACTGGGCACTACGCCGTCTGACTACCGCCGCACCTTTCATGCCGTGGAAAGCCGTCAGCTATAACGGCTTTTGGTTAGCGTTGCGGTGTGGCAGCGAACCGGTGCGATAGTGCTTGCGGCGCAGCCAGTTCGAAAAATTGTATACAATTTTTGACTGATCATGTTCTGGTTGTATACAGTTACTACTCCATCCACATGGCTTGCGGCTAAGTATCAGCAAGCCCTCGATGCACCTGGAGAACCATGGCAAGCACAACGTACTACGTTCCTACGGGCGGGCATCCCGAGCAGACTCAGCTGCTAACCGACCGTGCAATGTTCACAGAGGCCTACGCGGTCATTCCGAAGGGGGTGCTTCGCGACATCGTCACCAGCCATTTGCCCTTCTGGGACAACATGCGCATGTGGGTACTTTCCCGTCCGCTTTCGGGCTTCGCCGAAACATTTTCCCAGTACATCGTTGAGCTGGGTTCCGGCGGCGGCAGCGACCGGCCCGAGCAGGACCCGAATGCCGAAGCCGTATTGTTCGTCGTCGATGGGGAATTCTCCCTGACGATCGAGGGTACCCCTTATGACATGCGTCCCGGCAGCTACGCGTTCATACCGCCGGCGGCCAAATGGAGCGTGCGCAACACGGGGGCGACACCCGTGCGCTTCCACTGGATTCGCAAGGGCTATCAGGCGGTCGAGGGTTTGCCCTACCCGGAGGCTTTCGTCACCAACGAGAACGATATAGAGCCGATCCTCATGCCCGGTACCGACGGCAAATGGGGCACCACGCGCTTTGTCGATATGAGCGACATGCGCCACGACATGCACGTCAACATCGTTACCTTCGAGCCAGGGGCGGTGATTCCCTTTGCCGAAACCCACGTGATGGAACACGGCCTGTACGTACTGGAAGGCAAGGCGGTGTACCGCTTGAATCAGGATTGGGTCGAGGTCGAGGCGGGTGACTACATGTGGCTGCGAGCCTTCTGCCCGCAGGCCTGCTATTCCGGCGGCCCGGGCAAGTTCCGCTACCTGCTGTACAAGGACGTGAACCGCCATATGGATCTGGGCAGGTTCAACCAACGGTCCTGATCTGCAGAAGTGCCTTCGCTAGCGGTGAAGGCACTGCTTTCAAACTGCTGGAGCCCCGGCGGTCGCCAAAGTACCCGAACGCGCAGGACTCAACCAACCGACTGCAGAAAGCGTTCGACCCGCTCCAGCACCTGTTCCGGTTTCTCGCGATGCGGCACATGGCCTACACCGGGAAGCAGCGCCTGTTCGACTTGGCCGCTGGCATGCTCGGCGATCAGCTGAGGGTGTCGTTCGGAGCCGAACTCATCGTCACCGCCATGGATGGCAAGCGCTGGGCAGCCGACTTCGGGCAGGGCGTGGGCCAGCGTCCATGAGGCGAAGTCTGGCGCTAGCCAGGTATTGATCCAGGCGCTCAGTACCCAATCACTTCGATCGCCGTGGTAGCGGTGCAGGCGTTCGCGCTGCGCCGGGTCGGTGAACCAGGCTTTGGCTTGGCGGATGCCCGCGAGGGTGCGCGCTTCGACGAAGGTAACGGCCGACATGGTGATCATCGCCTGGCAGGCTTCGGGATATCGAGCGGCGCAATGCACGGCCATGCTGCCGCCGACGCTGTGTCCGAGTATCACGAAGCGCTCGATTCCCAGGTGTTCCAGCACACGAGCGAAGCCTTGCGCGGCTTCGTCCTCGACGAAGGTCGGCCTGGGTGGAGCGGTCAGCCGGTCGGAACGACCGAAACCCAGTCGGTCATAGGCGACCACTGTTCGGCCGGTCGCATTGGCGAGGGCGGCGGGAAATTCCTTCCATTGCTCGACGCAACCGAGCGACTCATGCAGAAGCAGGATCGGTGCGC
This region includes:
- a CDS encoding bifunctional allantoicase/(S)-ureidoglycine aminohydrolase produces the protein MASTTYYVPTGGHPEQTQLLTDRAMFTEAYAVIPKGVLRDIVTSHLPFWDNMRMWVLSRPLSGFAETFSQYIVELGSGGGSDRPEQDPNAEAVLFVVDGEFSLTIEGTPYDMRPGSYAFIPPAAKWSVRNTGATPVRFHWIRKGYQAVEGLPYPEAFVTNENDIEPILMPGTDGKWGTTRFVDMSDMRHDMHVNIVTFEPGAVIPFAETHVMEHGLYVLEGKAVYRLNQDWVEVEAGDYMWLRAFCPQACYSGGPGKFRYLLYKDVNRHMDLGRFNQRS
- a CDS encoding LysR substrate-binding domain-containing protein, translated to MPDLRIGLGELDAVIAVARRASFRQAAIDLNVSTTALSNTIAKVEASLETRLFNRTTRSVAVTEAGRIFLDQVGPALQDVRAALDAVRSHNASASGTLRINAFATAARAALLPLVVEFLRQHPKVHIDLVTEGRLVDIVADGFDFGVRSASIVPSDMIVISLGQPRRYAVVGTPAYFARHGRPRTPPDLHNHACIRIRLPNGAIFPWHFERDEEVIKLDVAGPLTLDEASVSKAVVEQGLGLGFFMEQDVQAEIEAGQFERVLEDWTPPRDNLCLYYPNRRNPSAAFQAFVALVRAGQNS
- a CDS encoding alpha/beta fold hydrolase, producing the protein MKTLKSKVATAAFALATTFAATGSQAQGTTPSVVIVHGAFADGSDWAKVVPRLQAEGVAVTVVQNPLTSLADDVAATRRALNNQPGKVVLVGHSWGGTVITEAGNDEKVSALVYVAAFAPEAGQTSGEQGKGAPTPPGISQIKADANGFLYLTPEGMAKDFAQDLPAAQTAVMAATQGPIQASAFEDKTTVAAWKTKPSWYLLATEDRMIHPDVQRSAAKRIGATQAELPTSHVPQQSQPDAVAEVILEAVRSVGEQ
- a CDS encoding SDR family oxidoreductase produces the protein MLNLELSGKRVLVTGGTKGVGRAVVDLFLAQGAKVMTSAREADFEMPGGLLVAADLSTPKGCEALASAVKARLGGVDIIVHVLGGSSAPGGGFAALDDGQWQRELDLNLFPAVRLDRALLPDMLAQGQGVIIHVTSIQSRLPLPEATTAYAAAKAALSTYSKSLSKEVSPKGVRVVRVSPGWVETEASVALAERLAQEAGTDYEGGKQIIMGALGGIPLGRPSTPTEVADLIAFLASPRAASITGTEFVIDGGTVPTA
- a CDS encoding nuclear transport factor 2 family protein, translated to MSLQLPDVVETYFDISNGGDLSQLASCFCTDATVFDENKTHDGLAAIEAWQHEVRQAFAFEVEPLQALQGEGKLTVNTRLTGNFTGSPVQLNQVFRLENGRILSLEIIPC
- a CDS encoding aldo/keto reductase; translation: MAGVAKAWCRSQPPLASGVLAGRYDEGIPAGTRLTTEGFSWLEEFVFENKRDERIAAAKQLKAIANDLGATRAQLALAWVLQNQAVTSVLVGASSVAQLQENLGALELVPRVDAAVLQKMHKIFEHH
- a CDS encoding alpha/beta fold hydrolase, with translation MTFSATLDDRQADLWLEGSHGRIFVRSWFPEADALRPDRAPILLLHESLGCVEQWKEFPAALANATGRTVVAYDRLGFGRSDRLTAPPRPTFVEDEAAQGFARVLEHLGIERFVILGHSVGGSMAVHCAARYPEACQAMITMSAVTFVEARTLAGIRQAKAWFTDPAQRERLHRYHGDRSDWVLSAWINTWLAPDFASWTLAHALPEVGCPALAIHGGDDEFGSERHPQLIAEHASGQVEQALLPGVGHVPHREKPEQVLERVERFLQSVG